In the Solanum pennellii chromosome 5, SPENNV200 genome, one interval contains:
- the LOC107018783 gene encoding probable receptor-like protein kinase At5g59700 isoform X4 produces MGTNYSKPTTSINDASNLSNRDPFESFRVPFVDLQEATNNFDDKFLIGVGIFGKVYRGVLRDGTKVALKRRKPESPQGIEEFRTEIEILSHCSHPHLVSLIGYCDERNEMILIYDYMENGNLSKHLYGSDLCLPTVSWEQRLEICIGAARGLDYLHNCAVIHGDVQSTNILIDENFVAKITDFGISKTRPEFDQTHLSTIVQGTLGYLDPEYFIKGRLTEKSDVYSFGVVLFEVLCARPAIGRSHMISLAEWAVETQKMGQLEQIVDPSIVAKIRPESLRMFGETAVKCLASSSENRPSMGDVLWKLEYALHLQEPIIQDNPE; encoded by the coding sequence ATGGGAACCAACTATTCCAAGCCAACAACTTCCATAAATGATGCTTCCAATTTGAGTAATCGCGATCCTTTTGAAAGTTTTCGAGTTCCTTTTGTAGATTTGCAGGAAGCAACTAATAACTTTGATGACAAGTTTCTGATTGGAGTGGGTATATTTGGTAAGGTTTACAGGGGTGTTTTGCGTGATGGTACAAAGGTGGCCCTGAAAAGACGTAAGCCTGAGTCTCCACAAGGTATTGAAGAGTTCCGAACAGAAATTGAGATACTCTCACACTGCAGCCATCCACATCTGGTTTCACTGATAGGATACTGTGATGAAAGAAATGAGATGATTCTAATTTATGACTACATGGAGAATGGGAACCTCAGTAAACATTTGTACGGATCAGATCTATGTCTTCCCACTGTGAGCTGGGAGCAGAGGCTGGAGATATGCATCGGGGCAGCCAGAGGTCTTGACTACCTTCATAACTGTGCAGTTATACATGGTGATGTCCAGTCTACAAACATATTGATTGATGAGAATTTTGTGGCAAAAATTACTGATTTTGGAATATCCAAGACAAGGCCTGAGTTTGATCAAACCCATCTTAGCACAATAGTGCAAGGAACTCTCGGCTACCTTGACCCTGAATATTTTATAAAGGGACGACTCACAGAAAAATCTGATGTTTATTCTTTCGGTGTTGTTTTATTCGAAGTTCTTTGTGCTAGGCCTGCCATAGGTCGTTCACATATGATCAGTTTAGCTGAATGGGCAGTAGAGACGCAGAAGATGGGACAGTTGGAACAAATTGTAGATCCCTCTATTGTGGCCAAAATAAGACCAGAGTCCCTCAGGATGTTTGGAGAAACGGCAGTGAAATGCTTAGCTTCGTCTAGTGAAAATAGGCCATCAATGGGTGATGTGCTGTGGAAACTGGAGTACGCACTTCATCTCCAAGAGCCTATCATTCAAGATAATCCTGAATGA